A single region of the Salvia miltiorrhiza cultivar Shanhuang (shh) chromosome 8, IMPLAD_Smil_shh, whole genome shotgun sequence genome encodes:
- the LOC130999272 gene encoding uncharacterized protein LOC130999272 has protein sequence MGGSRWIRPEVYPLFAAMGIAVGICSFSLVRNICINPEVRVNKQGRAAGVLENFEEGKKYSEHALRKFVRNKRPEIMPSINSFFADPQKN, from the exons ATGGGTGGCAGCCGCTGGATCAGACCTGAG GTGTATCCACTGTTTGCAGCTATGGGGATTGCTGTGGGCATCTGCAGCTTCTCTCTGGTCCGCAACATCTGCATCAACCCTGAAGTCcg GGTGAACAAGCAAGGCAGGGCTGCCGGAGTGTTGGAGAATTTCGAGGAAGGGAAGAAGTACTCGGAGCATGCTCTCAGGAAGTTCGTTCGCAACAAACGACCTGAGATCATGCCGTCCATCAACAGCTTCTTTGCCGATCCACAGAAGAACTAA
- the LOC130999274 gene encoding uncharacterized protein LOC130999274: protein MGSSEERVVAVIMVGGPTKGTRFRPLSLNVPKPLFPLAGQPMVNHPISACKRIPNLAQIYLIGFYEEREFALFVSSISNELRVPVRYLKEDKPHGSAGGLYNFRDQIMEESPSHIFLLNCDVCCSFPLAEMLEAHTSYGGMGTILVIKVSPESASQFGELVADPVTNELLHYTEKPETFVSDRINCGVYIFTPDIFTAIQGVSSQRKDRATLRRVSSFEALQPANRSLPSDFVRLDQDILSPLAGKRQFYVYETTDYWEQIKTPGMSLKCSGLYLAQFRRTSPHLLASGDGTKKAAISGNVYIHPSAKVHPTAKIGPNASISANARIGAGVRLVNCIILDDVEIKENAVVIHSIVGWKSTIGRWSRVQGSGDHNAKLGVTILGESVTVEDEVVVINSIVLPNKTMNVSVQEEIIL from the exons ATGGGGAGTTCAGAAGAGAGAGTTGTGGCTGTGATCATGGTGGGTGGCCCCACTAAAG GGACCAGATTTAGGCCATTGTCACTTAATGTTCCAAAACCCCTCTttccattggctgggcagccaaTGGTTAATCATCCTATATCTGCTTGCAAAAGG ATACCAAATCTAGCACAGATCTACCTCATTGGTTTCTACGAGGAGCGTGAATTTGCACTGTTTGTCTCTTCCATATCCAATGAGCTCAGAGTTCCTGTCAG GTACTTGAAAGAGGACAAACCACACGGCTCAGCAGGCGGGCTTTATAACTTCCGGGATCAAATCATGGAAGAGAGCCCG TCTCACATTTTCTTGCTGAATTGTGATGTTTGCTGCAGTTTTCCTCTCGCAGAGATGCTAG AGGCCCATACAAGCTACGGTGGGATGGGAACAATTTTGGTGATCAAG GTTTCTCCGGAATCAGCAAGCCAGTTTGGGGAGCTCGTAGCTGATCCCGTTACAAACGAGTTGCTTCACTACACAGAGAAGCCGGAGACTTTT GTGAGTGACCGTATCAACTGTGGCGTGTATATATTCACGCCCGACATCTTCACGGCCATTCAAGGCGTCTCCTCCCAAAGAAAAGACCGAG CAACCCTAAGGCGCGTATCCAGTTTTGAAGCGCTTCAACCAGCAAACAG GAGCCTCCCGTCAGATTTCGTAAGACTCGATCAGGACATTCTATCACCACTCGCTGGGAAAAGGCAGTTTTATGTGTACGAAACCACAGATTACTGGGAACAGATCAAGACTCCCGG GATGTCCCTGAAATGCTCGGGTTTGTACCTCGCGCAGTTCAGGCGCACCTCACCACATCTCTTGGCCAGTGGAGACGGCACGAAGAAGGCTGCGATTTCAGGCAATGTATACATCCATCCATCAGCAAAAGTCCATCCAACTGCTAAG ATCGGCCCCAATGCTTCGATCTCAGCTAATGCTAGGATCGGAGCTGGCGTGAGGCTCGTCAACTGCATCATTCTTGATGATGTCGAAATCAAG GAAAACGCCGTGGTGATTCATTCGATTGTCGGGTGGAAATCTACCATCGGAAGGTGGTCGAGAGTCCAG GGCTCGGGAGACCACAACGCGAAGCTTGGCGTCACCATTCTAG GTGAATCAGTGACTGTGGAAGATGAAGTTGTGGTGATCAACAGCATTGTTCTTCCAAACAAGACTATGAATGTCAGTGTTCAAGAGGAAATTATATTGTGA